In Mycobacterium gallinarum, a single window of DNA contains:
- a CDS encoding mannitol dehydrogenase family protein, with the protein MTVSRPSYDRDEINVGIVHFGVGGFHRAHQAMYIDRLLEMGLAKDWGICGVGVMAADRKMADVMAAQDGLYTLLLENPDGTRTARVIGSIIDYRYAPDDPESVIELLAAPSTRIISLTITEGGYNIDGAGPESVFGLVAEALARRRDRGIASPTIVSCDNIEGNGDVARHAFTTYADRVHRGLGEWITAHTTFPNSMVDRITPVTTPDVIATVKDEFGVDDRWPVVAEPFTSWVLEDDFSDGRPPLEKVDVLMVDDVTPYELMKLRLLNASHQSLCYFAYLAGYRLVHDAAGDPLFAEFLMHYMDEEATPTLKPVPGIDLPDYKRTLIERFANPGVKDTIARLCYGSSDRIPKWLLPVIRENLRTDAPIRLSAATVASWARYAEGVDEQGDPIDVQDQLADTLVPLAKSQRKNPTAFIENAEVFGDLANDSRFVEAYVWALESLHRDGARATLETLLRKDSR; encoded by the coding sequence ATGACAGTCAGCAGGCCTAGCTATGATCGCGACGAGATCAACGTGGGCATAGTGCATTTCGGGGTCGGCGGCTTCCATCGCGCCCACCAGGCGATGTACATCGACCGGCTCCTCGAGATGGGCCTCGCCAAAGACTGGGGGATCTGCGGCGTCGGTGTCATGGCGGCCGACCGCAAGATGGCCGACGTGATGGCCGCACAGGACGGGCTGTACACGCTGCTGCTCGAGAACCCCGACGGCACCCGCACTGCGCGGGTGATCGGGTCGATCATCGACTACCGGTACGCGCCCGACGATCCCGAGTCGGTGATCGAGCTGCTCGCCGCACCCAGCACTCGCATCATCTCGCTGACCATCACCGAGGGTGGTTACAACATCGACGGGGCGGGACCCGAAAGCGTATTCGGTCTCGTCGCCGAGGCGCTGGCACGACGGCGCGACCGCGGCATCGCCTCACCAACGATCGTGTCGTGCGACAACATCGAGGGCAACGGTGACGTGGCCCGGCATGCGTTCACCACCTACGCCGACCGTGTCCACCGCGGCCTCGGCGAATGGATCACCGCGCACACCACGTTCCCCAACTCGATGGTGGACCGCATCACCCCGGTCACGACACCCGACGTGATCGCCACCGTCAAGGACGAATTCGGCGTCGACGACCGGTGGCCAGTGGTCGCGGAACCGTTCACCTCATGGGTGCTCGAGGACGATTTCTCCGATGGCCGCCCGCCGTTGGAGAAGGTCGATGTGCTGATGGTCGACGACGTAACACCGTACGAGTTGATGAAGCTGCGGTTGCTCAACGCCAGCCATCAAAGTCTGTGCTACTTCGCATATCTGGCGGGATACCGGCTGGTGCACGATGCCGCAGGTGATCCGCTGTTCGCCGAGTTCCTGATGCACTACATGGACGAGGAAGCCACCCCGACGCTGAAGCCGGTGCCCGGTATCGACCTGCCGGACTACAAGCGAACACTGATCGAGCGGTTCGCCAATCCTGGTGTCAAGGACACGATTGCGCGGCTGTGCTACGGCTCGTCCGACCGCATCCCCAAATGGCTGCTTCCGGTGATCAGAGAGAATCTGAGAACTGATGCACCGATTCGGCTGTCGGCCGCCACCGTGGCCAGCTGGGCGCGGTACGCCGAAGGCGTGGACGAGCAGGGTGATCCGATCGACGTTCAGGACCAACTGGCCGATACCCTTGTCCCGCTGGCGAAGTCACAACGAAAGAACCCGACTGCGTTCATCGAGAACGCCGAGGTGTTCGGCGACCTCGCCAACGATTCGCGGTTCGTCGAGGCCTATGTATGGGCACTGGAATCGCTGCACCGCGACGGGGCGCGGGCAACGCTCGAGACCTTGCTTCGCAAGGATTCGCGATGA
- a CDS encoding NAD(P)-dependent alcohol dehydrogenase, whose protein sequence is MRAAVLIEPGRIEMQQRPVPTPQAGDVLIQVSSVGVCGSDTHYYRHGRVGGFVVEAPLVLGHEAAGTIVGVGDSVDPSRIGQRVSIEPQRPDPDSDETRRGHYNLCPHMQFFATPPVDGALCDYVTIGAEFAHPVPDSMSDDAAALCEPLSVGIAAIRKAELDGRSRVLIAGAGPIGIVLTQLAKAYGATEIVVSDPDPTRRDRALTFGATTTVDPAAGSDEDLAVDAFIDASGAAAAVAAGIRAVRPAGRIVLVGSGAESMELPTQLIQNRELVLTGVFRYANTWPTAIALVQSGRVDLDAMVTARFPLEEAAEALDSDRMPGSVKSVVTVS, encoded by the coding sequence ATGCGGGCCGCCGTACTCATCGAGCCGGGCCGGATCGAAATGCAGCAGCGCCCGGTGCCGACGCCGCAGGCCGGTGACGTGCTGATACAGGTCTCATCGGTGGGTGTCTGCGGTTCGGACACGCACTACTACCGGCATGGCCGGGTGGGTGGCTTCGTCGTGGAAGCGCCACTGGTCCTCGGGCACGAGGCGGCGGGCACCATCGTCGGCGTCGGCGATTCGGTCGACCCGTCGCGTATCGGTCAACGGGTGTCGATCGAACCTCAGCGGCCCGACCCCGACAGCGATGAGACGCGGCGCGGTCACTACAACCTGTGTCCGCACATGCAGTTCTTCGCCACGCCGCCGGTCGACGGCGCGCTGTGCGACTACGTGACCATCGGTGCGGAGTTCGCGCACCCGGTGCCGGACTCGATGTCCGACGATGCCGCGGCCCTGTGTGAGCCGTTGTCCGTCGGCATCGCCGCGATCCGCAAGGCCGAACTCGACGGCCGATCGCGGGTGCTGATTGCAGGCGCCGGACCCATCGGCATCGTGCTGACCCAGCTCGCCAAGGCCTATGGCGCAACGGAGATCGTCGTCAGTGATCCCGACCCGACCCGTCGCGACCGCGCCTTGACCTTCGGCGCCACGACAACCGTCGACCCCGCCGCCGGGAGCGATGAAGATCTGGCGGTCGACGCATTCATCGATGCGTCCGGTGCGGCGGCGGCCGTCGCCGCCGGCATCCGCGCCGTGCGTCCCGCGGGACGGATTGTCCTCGTCGGTTCGGGCGCCGAGTCCATGGAACTGCCTACGCAGTTGATCCAGAATCGTGAGCTGGTGCTGACGGGGGTGTTCCGGTACGCCAACACGTGGCCGACGGCGATCGCGTTGGTGCAATCCGGGCGCGTCGACCTCGATGCCATGGTGACCGCCCGCTTCCCCCTGGAGGAAGCCGCTGAGGCACTGGACTCAGACCGGATGCCGGGTAGCGTCAAGTCGGTGGTGACCGTGTCATGA